One Lacunisphaera limnophila DNA window includes the following coding sequences:
- a CDS encoding lipocalin family protein: protein MPSLFARLVLPSLALVLLAGCATAKKPLPAAVTSVDLDRYMGRWYVISHVPYFLERGKVASYDTYARRPDGRLTNNFTFREKAVDGPEKTWEGVADVIDPVSNATWKVSFVWPIFVTYKIFALDADYQWAVVGTKDAGLLWVLARERRLAPATYDAILADLRTRGLATDTLRFVPQPET, encoded by the coding sequence ATGCCCTCCCTTTTCGCCCGTCTCGTTCTGCCTTCCCTCGCCCTCGTCCTTCTGGCCGGCTGCGCCACCGCCAAGAAGCCCCTGCCCGCGGCCGTCACCTCGGTCGACCTCGACCGTTACATGGGCCGCTGGTATGTCATCAGCCACGTCCCCTACTTCCTCGAGCGCGGCAAGGTCGCCAGCTACGACACCTACGCGCGGCGGCCCGACGGCCGGTTGACCAACAATTTCACCTTTCGGGAGAAGGCCGTCGACGGACCCGAAAAAACCTGGGAAGGCGTGGCCGATGTCATCGATCCCGTGAGCAACGCCACGTGGAAGGTCAGCTTCGTCTGGCCGATTTTCGTCACTTACAAGATCTTCGCCCTCGACGCCGACTACCAGTGGGCGGTCGTCGGGACCAAGGATGCAGGGCTCCTCTGGGTCCTCGCCCGCGAACGGCGCCTCGCCCCCGCCACCTACGACGCCATCCTCGCCGACCTCCGCACCCGCGGCCTGGCCACCGACACACTGCGTTTCGTGCCGCAGCCGGAGACCTGA
- a CDS encoding RBBP9/YdeN family alpha/beta hydrolase: MAAPLPTLLFVAGYGNSGPAHWQRRWHDALPGSRWVEQTDWENPERSAWIAAIEHTVATVTGPVFFITHSLGGLAVAAWSRTSARPVAGALLVAVPDPAQPDFPPAIRGFTAPAPGPLRFPALMVTSSDDPYITPARSAAFAAAWGCAREDIGPRGHLNAASGLGEWPAGRALLARALRPAPLT, from the coding sequence ATGGCCGCCCCCTTGCCCACCCTCCTCTTTGTCGCCGGCTACGGCAACTCCGGCCCCGCCCATTGGCAGCGGCGCTGGCACGACGCCCTGCCCGGCAGTCGCTGGGTCGAGCAGACCGACTGGGAAAACCCCGAGCGCAGCGCCTGGATCGCGGCCATCGAACATACGGTCGCGACGGTGACCGGCCCGGTGTTTTTCATCACCCACAGTCTCGGCGGCCTGGCCGTGGCCGCGTGGAGCCGGACCTCCGCCCGGCCCGTGGCCGGGGCGCTGCTGGTCGCCGTGCCCGATCCCGCCCAGCCGGATTTTCCGCCGGCCATCCGCGGTTTCACCGCACCCGCACCCGGTCCGCTGCGTTTTCCGGCTCTCATGGTCACGAGCAGTGACGATCCCTACATCACCCCGGCCCGCAGCGCGGCCTTCGCCGCGGCCTGGGGTTGCGCCCGGGAGGACATCGGTCCCCGCGGCCACCTCAACGCCGCCTCCGGCCTTGGCGAGTGGCCGGCGGGCCGGGCGCTGCTCGCCCGGGCCCTGCGCCCGGCGCCGCTGACCTGA